One Vicia villosa cultivar HV-30 ecotype Madison, WI linkage group LG5, Vvil1.0, whole genome shotgun sequence genomic window, aagcatgataaatatagtaatgccaacaagtatcatcaagaatcatacaacaaggtaatccactcatttaaccacaatcgatatataagtaatactacacatgaatgataacataaattataaagacggacaatgatgaatgagactcgactatgcatatgcatgtggtaccaaatccggagtaaaactcctccttgtcattatgacaaatacaccttgccgagcattatgctgggactttattccactcaggaagcccgcaggctgtcgtcaccgAGCatatagctcccactgatgacctcttgccactcaggctaatataccattaccgagcattaagctcctactggtaaccaatgcccgcaggccacctgttaatagcattccgccattaacgtaatgaaatgacatgctgtgcatacaaatgactcgattacataacaacaacaacaacaacaatataactcggtcacatatccacatcgcaccggttatattaatccacacggatacatcaccaaaattgccactcaggcgttcatattcacacaatacgcatataccgtcaaaacatacttgattagcaaatatcatttcacaaaatacatttatgaaaaatcattcaaccaccaacacactcctcttcatcataaagcatactcaagggttcccataatacttcaaacggcgcgtagaaacgacctacggttcaaaagatacaacgaaacgaagtttggaaaatctatatttcgcacagtccgcttgagctccgctcagcggacccagacagaaaattatcagacaaaaatgcagaaactccgctcagcggacctccacAGAGATtttcctgcaaaagaacctccgcccAGCAGACCCTaggccgctcagcggacctgcgtaaacctagaaaaatcagttctgcaacagacctgcaaaatcccacccaatcatctcaaaacctcaaataagcttccctacacatcctacacaacccatacatgccatatattcactctaacaatcaatgatccatggttcactcactaaatgtcaataacctaataattccttcatgagcaagaaaacatggagaaatgaaaaacaaacatgatcaatggggatatctatcatcatactacacatacacaccacaaaatcaagtttataacttcaaaactcacaaaacacccaatccaccattgttggtcaaacttagaaaagagcaagaacaagaacaaaacaaacaaaactataagaatcatacatccaagttaaattagattcacccccttaccttggtttgattcttcatcttctccaaaatccccttcttcactttctctccatctttgctcttcttctttctctcttccctttctttctcttctttttctttccaccctttttcctttctcacaaatatctctttctttataaagaaaatatctaccccgcggaaatgaccaaaatgcccctacgctcaaatatcgttcaaacgcccccaaaacgcggaatattaccttaataatatttctagtaccaaaaatatgaaaaccttcaattaaatattagtccgccatcccgaactaataccgactgaaacaactccaaaaacggtaaaattccaataacgtcacaaacgtccaaattaagcatatacttatttttccgggcgttacaactctcccccacttagaacatttccgtcctcggaaatatcccaaacgcaaacaaacctggatacgctctcgcatccgactaaccaactatcaagccacggaagcaacgacacaatcagcacgAACAAAgaatcactctagctaaaagccaaacaaccaaaacacaacaacgacaacgagatgcaatgcccatacaatgcactcatcgactaacaccaaaacacaagaaataatcaagacacagacaacaacccggtcgcacaacatccaaataaccatgccaagacatagcagtcaaacatgtaaccaaaacatctggtggtcttataattcctaccacatccactgtccacaatttgaactctaacaattcatacacacacatacgaaccgcgtcatttcacgcttccgatgcgcactctgatttcccacaacaaacagatttaccaatttcataaccaacttccaactccttctagtattcaccagaaactcattgttctctcttaacatactcaacctcttaatctgccGTGTCAGCTCGCACActagacaaaagtctttgtattatccaatcaaaggcaaaaagctaatccaaacacatccttgtttcacaacacaagccctcatagatccttaagtgaccaaatcgccctctcagtctgaccatccgtttgaggatgatacgccaaactcaaacgcaacttcgtacccaaagtactttgcgaaccttctcaaaatttcagaaataaacctcggatctcaatctgaacaatacctttcgaaacaccatgcaaacaaacaaaccaacaaacaattttatcaacataccacttgCCAGTACTTCCAtcagttaatccattcttattgacataacgtgagcagatttcgtcaatatatccacaatgacccaaatcgcctcacaattactcgacgtcctcggcaaaccagaaacaaaatccatagaaatgttattccacttctactcaggaatggataacagttacatgaaaccagacgactcctgacaagtcaaacacaaataaacaaatcccttcatatccttcttcattaccttgccactaaaaatgaccttctcaaatcttgatacatcttagtagcatcaggatgaatactcaaatcactatgacgcacttcatccaaagtcctcttttcaaatccgaacattaggaatacaaacttgatcatgacatcccatgacattgctcttatcaatccgaagatcaccatctttatcttcgactaataaatgtcatcttatcaacccattcaaatccgatttctgaccttttctaatctcatcaagaataccataagtaagctttcacatataaagctcaacacttgaagaagtcgctttacgaaccaaattccaatctcacaactgtttcaacaatcacaatactcgaatcatcaacatagacgtatgcaatggtttctcatattcaactcgttctgaccaaacgaatacttcaaactcttgtagtcacttacacacacaaatctagaTCCGaaaaattagtgccttcaaatttcccaaacagaaataacaactgctaACTCTAAATCCTGTGACAGataaatactttcaaaaatcttaactcgcataaaagcataaacctccacttaccccttgaacattcacttcactcaaccaaaaactcacacaaggaaacttagcaaacaacttcttcttcccaacacggacaaaacaattctcaagtacttagcatgatcattttcacactgatgatacctatacctcaaatcaaacttgcaaaacaaacaagctcaaaccaatttgatccatcaaaatatcaatcctcgaaagtggatacttttccttaattgtcacttttctcaattgtctaaaatcgacacaaagcctcatagaaccttccttcttaaccaaaaaaacacgtgcaccctacggcgacacacttgaacgaacaaacctcttctcaagaaaatccttaagttgactcctcaactctttcaactcagaagttggcatccgatacggaaccctcgacaaaacaatagttctaggaactaaatccgtcaaaatagaACTCCCAGACGAAATTCCCCTTTTTGacgatgaatcaattaaaccttcaagaaacacttatacaaatgcgcaactatccgcaatcccaacaattgctctttctcaagaacatccaaagtcgtcaacaacataaacaacatcgtaccaccttgcaccgactcattcacttccaatattatcaaactagccagataagcctatcacgtccaatacgatcccgtctactatcaacaagagattaagggtgatcaagtcctcaatttgtcaataggtagccgacaatcataatagagtataaactatcagtaccaacattaataatattcttttccaacttttgctcataacacagaagcactatgattccgtAATTCACAAAcctctcaagatcatctgaaccagccaacccgacgtcttgtagctacgtgccaaaacacttctaacaacatctcaaaacaaaattcctgagatcctactcaactcttcatactcctaattcactgatccaacaaagacacctcacacaaggctactcaaacaacaacttcacagtccatcagtagcgttatagcatcacaactctctaaattccattacttagaaataaccaaaatctactccgagacactccaacttgattaacaaccaaagtcttaagtccaagtcgccttcacttcaggaAACagcaaattccaacaacactagtactgctgccctcagtagcatactaacatcttgcaactgaaacatatccgagaagcatatcttctcccccacttagattcaaaccactcctgcatacaaccgactagaggcacaacaagtactgacagtgctccacacacttatcacgtactgaggaattaaacaacattagacaacactggccggacagaccgacctgctctgataccactaatgtaacaccccaattctacccaaagtatttaggcaagaaaatatcagagtattaaaatttcatacaacacaattaggatgttacactaagtaaccaaacaaacacctagaaaacaaacggacatcagcgatgccaaaagcatacaacacctgccaataaaatgatacataacacacggaagatatgaacatatatatatatacgtatagttctcactctcaaagaggagttttccaaaataaagcgtttactatacacatcagcacatcatcacatatacatattcaaaagagtcatatataaataaataacaacagactcccgactccccggtgttacgtatcagagcgaccgacaagaccaactggagaactacctcttccaaaagactcccaaagcggctaatctgcaggatgccactcaagcatcaaatcagcagaagggtgagaatataattcataatgaaaagcatgataaatatagtaatgccaacaagtatcatcaagaatcatacaacaaggtaatccactcatttaaccacaatcgatatataagtaatactacacatgaatgataacataaattataaagacggacaatgatgaatgagactcgactatgcatatgcatgtggtaccaaatccggagtaaaactcctccttgtcattatgacaaatacaccttgccgagcattatgctgggactttattccactcaagaagcccgcaggctgtcgtcaccgAGCatatagctcccactgatgacctcttgccactcaggctaatataccattaccgagcattaagctcctactggtaaccaatgcccgcaggccacctgttaatagcattccgccattaacgtaatgaaatgtcatgctgtgcatacaaatgactcgattacataacaacaacaacaatataaatcggtcacatatccacatcgcaccggttatattaatccacacggatacatcaccaaaattgccactcaggcgttcatattcacacaatacgcatataccgtcaaaacatacttgattagcaaatatcatttcacaaaatacatttatgaaaaatcattcaaccaccaacacactcctcttcatcataaagcatactcaagggttcccataatacttcaaacggcgcgtagaaacgacctacggttcaaaagatacaacgaaacgaagtttggaaaatctATATTttgcacagtccgcttgagctccgctcagcggacccagacagaaaattatcagacaaaaatgcagaaactccgctcagcggacctccacAGAGATtttcctgcaaaagaacctccgctcagcggaccctaggccactcagcggacctgcgtaaacctagaaaaatcagttctgcaacagacctgcaaaatcccacccaatcatctcaaaacctcaaataagcttccctacacatcctacacaacccatacatgccatatattcactctaacaatcaatgatccatggttcactcactaaatgtcaataacctaataattccttcatgagcaagaaaacatggagaaatgaaaaacaaacatgatcaatggggatatctatcatcatactacacatacacaccacaaaatcaagtttataacttcaaaactcacaaaacacccaatccaccattgttggtcaaacttagaaaagagcaagaacaagaacaaaacaaacaaaactataagaatcatacatccaagataaattagattcacccccttaccttggtttgattcttcatcttctccaaaatccccttcttcactttctctccatctttgctcttcttctttctctcttccctttctttctcttctttttctttccaccctttttcctttctcacaaatatctctttctttataaagaaaatatctaccccgcggaaatgaccaaaatgcccctacgctcaaatatcgttcaaacgcccccaaaatgcggaatattaccttaataatatttctagtaccaaaaatatgaaaaccttcaattaaatattagtccgccatcccgaactaataccgactgaaacaactccaaaaacggtaaaattccaataacgttacaaacgtccaaattaagcatatacttatttttccgggcgttacaccaTCACTTGAGCCAATACATCAAGCACTATCACTTGAACAATCATATCCTTGAACAATAAGACTAATGAACAAAAAAGGTCTCAACTGAATGTACATACATACAAGAGACATGAGATCCTACCATGATCAAGAATGACCCCTCTCATAGACAACTTTTCTCTATACAGAAGTCTATGTTGCAAAAGTTGCCAAGAGAAGACCAAGATTTTAGAAGGTGTCCAACTTTTCCAAATAAGGGGGGATCTGACTCTTAGTCAAAGTAAGTGGAGGCCATTGAGAAAGTGTCATCTCTAGCATGCCTCAAACTACATTAATCTCTTTCAAAGGAAAGAGTGACATCTGAAGGAGAGACAAAAGTTCATTGAAGGCATCAAACTCTCTAAGAAAGAAGGGTCTATGTCACCTAAGATAGCAAGTTAAGACCCCATTATCCACCACACCAATCTAACCCACCAACCCACCAGATTGAACAGAGTTAGAGAACAAACCAGAGAGCCTAGTCTTTAAGGGTATGATCCCTAACCAAGGATTCTTTCAAAAGGAAGTTTGAGAACCCGACCCAACTTTTCTAATGACACCATCGGTGAACTAATGTGTCCTATCATCCTTTTTAGTCCCGAGGAAAGAGACCCCTTCTCACGAAGGAGAAGAAGAGCTTAAACTCTATATcctctctcccactaagtgaagAAACAACAGTAGCACCATATCTTACTACAAGAATATCTCTCCAAAGTCCTAAGTCTCCCGTAAAATGTCTCCATCTCCACTTCGCTAAAAAAATTAGATTAACGACCCCAAAGTCTCTCACATTTATTCTTTAAAGACTTATATTGTGACAATATTGCAACTGTGATATTCTCTAACAACAATATACGTTTTACAAAGTTAAAATTTATcaatatcaaatattttaagtTGAAAAGAAGAGtactcataaaaaaaaaaaaaaagttgaaaatacTTTGTATACTTCATGCAGACTCATTAACAAAAGGCTTGACACAtagatatattattaatttaatctcCTCATCTAAAGAGTATTTAAAATATTCAAGGCTTCATCTAAAGAGTATTCAATGTATTTCATGTCTAAGAAATACAACTGAAAGGAGAATCACATACTATATATATTTTAGATTTGAGCCCAGAAGTCTTTCATAGATTCAATATCAACCTATCATAAATCATGTAATTTATATGTACAActcttttgtttattttcttctgCATCTTGTAATTATATACTCCGCCATTTGTTTATTGCATCTTGTAATCATCAATTAATCATCATTGAATTAATTTCAACAACACATAAAAAATCGCATCTACTTCCATTGTATGCCCTTCCTTGTCAATAAATGCAGCTGCGACAACATGTACTATTAGCAGTTTCTCACTGCCACTTCACATGTGCACTGTCTTCCATCTCTGATCCATTCATCTCCTCCGCTAgtattattttgattaaaataggaTCATCTCatctcattttattattttagaaaaaaactaCATTTTCGCATATTATTGTTTCTAAAAGTCCTGAGTGAGTAATGAATATGTCAGACATGCCAATTTCAATTTTGAAGCTAAGTGTGGTCAACCCTCGAAgcaatttattttagttttgttaCGCAGAAAATACAACATAATCTGTCGGAAGTAACATGCATGTAGTAATTACAATCaaaacacaagaaaaaaaaaacaacaaaagaaaacattttatTACTTCCTTCCTTGCATAATATACCGCCGTAACACATTATACACATGCATGTGCATGCATGCATGACATAAACAAATTCCTTCTATCTCAAAATACAAACAACAGAGAGAAAGTTAATAACCAAAACATTAATTAAATACGTAAAACCTACTTCAACAGACAGAACCCGATACTGTTAAGTTGAACGCCATCATCAGAATTCAAAGTTGTATGTATGAGTTTCTAGTGGTTATTAACTTTGCAGGCATTGAGTGGCTTTCCACAGAGACACTCATTGTACTCAAACGAGGACGCATCAAAATAATTTATAGCATTAGGAACTGGACCACAGAGATGGTTATGGCTCAAATCCATGTAACCAATataagaagcagaagctataGATTTAGGTATAACACCCTTAAGGTTATTATAGGAGATATCTAATGAAGTAAAATAAGCCCTAGGACCAAAATCTGGTATATTTCCCTCCAACATGTTATGACTCAAATTTAGGTCACTGATTCCTGAACTGAAAAGAGTCTTAGGAATCATCCCCGAAAGCTGGTTCGTATCAAGCTTTAGTGTCCCCAAGGAAGGCATTAAGCCCAATGAGTCTGGAATGGGCCCGGTAAACTGGTTTTGAGATAGATCCAGATCTGAAAGACGGTTAATCTGAGAAATTGAGCCCGGGATAGGCCCGTGAAACTGATTACCGCTTAATAAAGCCTGGTTCAAATTCTGAAGTTTACCGAAGCCTGTTGGGATGAACCCCGAGATCCGGTTATTCCGGATGTCAAGATGAGTCAAGCTAGTTATACTGATCAACGAACCTGGGATTCCGCCGCTGAATAAGTTGTCGGCGAGGCTTAAACGGTTGAGGTGAAGGAGTTTTCCGATGTCGGTTGGGATGTTTCCGGAGAAGCGGTTTCCGGCGAGGTCGATGATTCGAAGGAAAGAGAGTGAGGTAATGCAAGTAGGGATCTCGCCGGAGATACCCTTCCAATCGGTGATGGTAATGCTGGAGATTTGAGTTAGTTTACAAATCTCCGGGGAGATGGAACCGGTCATGTAGCCAGGACGGTGTGCTTTTTCGAAGGTGGTGTAGAGAGTGCCGGCGCGGAGGTTTATGTCGGCGACACGACGGGTGTTTTGGTCGCAGGAGACGCCGAACCAGTTGTGGCAGCAGTCGGTTCCGGTCCATGAGTTGAATAGACCGACGTTGGGTTCACGGAGTGATGACTTGAAGGCTTGTAGAGCTGAAAGTTCGGATGGGAGGCATGAGTTGACGGTGGAGGTAACGGCGAACAGTAACAGTGCCGTTAAGTAGAGTATTTGCATTGAGGGATGTTGTTTTTGAATGGAGGGGGTGTGAAAAATGTAGAGAAGCTATGTGTGTGTGCATGCATGAAGATTTGGATACTCATGTTGTGATTTTATAGGACTGTTAGGGAGGTTTTTGGACAACTTTGCCCTTTTCATTGTTCATATTCAAAATATTAGGGTGTTTAATTTAAGTCAACTAATGTGGTGCTATATGCTAGTTTTTTAAGATGCTCATAATATAAATAgggatagttttttttttttttttagcatAAATGGATAAACCCCATGAAGGTTCCCTAAGCTGTTGACTAAGGCATGTCATGACTATGTCACTTAAATTTTTTGTGTTAAGAAAAATGAGATAGAATAGataatggttttaaattgcggttgcggctgcggatgcggttgcggatgttgcgattgcggtcattgcgcttgttgcgatgcgcattgcggccgttgcggcgtgaatttttaaaaggaagtgtttgaaatattatattaaaaaacacttaatgttatgttttttcattatataagaagtaaattgagttttaaaattctaatatattgatttttgatgaaaatacttaaaaaaatgattaaaattgtcCGGTGGGGTTCCT contains:
- the LOC131607065 gene encoding DNA damage-repair/toleration protein DRT100-like → MQILYLTALLLFAVTSTVNSCLPSELSALQAFKSSLREPNVGLFNSWTGTDCCHNWFGVSCDQNTRRVADINLRAGTLYTTFEKAHRPGYMTGSISPEICKLTQISSITITDWKGISGEIPTCITSLSFLRIIDLAGNRFSGNIPTDIGKLLHLNRLSLADNLFSGGIPGSLISITSLTHLDIRNNRISGFIPTGFGKLQNLNQALLSGNQFHGPIPGSISQINRLSDLDLSQNQFTGPIPDSLGLMPSLGTLKLDTNQLSGMIPKTLFSSGISDLNLSHNMLEGNIPDFGPRAYFTSLDISYNNLKGVIPKSIASASYIGYMDLSHNHLCGPVPNAINYFDASSFEYNECLCGKPLNACKVNNH